A window of the Dongshaea marina genome harbors these coding sequences:
- a CDS encoding prepilin-type N-terminal cleavage/methylation domain-containing protein, which yields MRKSNGGFTLIELTIAIIIIGILAISATFYYKDAIHDSKIALIKDTAYQLKKNTALVHTLANAQSLDKGYVTINGKDFKLTKDTLAATKPNIVNILGISQEDWVLTTNGYTIDLWPKNVSSHYTTCHIRYTSAGRGQKYDKVSIPSNLNCS from the coding sequence ATGAGAAAGAGCAATGGCGGTTTTACCCTGATTGAATTAACCATCGCAATTATCATCATCGGTATTTTGGCAATCAGCGCAACCTTCTATTACAAGGATGCAATTCACGATTCAAAGATTGCTTTGATCAAAGACACAGCCTATCAGCTGAAAAAGAACACCGCACTGGTGCATACCCTGGCCAATGCCCAGAGCCTAGACAAGGGTTACGTCACTATCAACGGTAAAGACTTCAAGCTTACAAAAGACACACTAGCTGCAACCAAACCAAATATCGTGAACATCCTGGGTATTTCACAGGAGGACTGGGTACTTACAACTAATGGTTACACTATTGATCTATGGCCAAAGAATGTTTCATCTCATTATACAACCTGCCACATCAGGTATACCTCAGCAGGCCGTGGTCAAAAATACGATAAGGTCTCTATCCCTTCTAATCTGAACTGCAGCTAA
- the nagA gene encoding N-acetylglucosamine-6-phosphate deacetylase, which yields MYALVNCILHCGHQTLREHALIISDDRIESIVPVSSLDDSIEQIDLQGQQVSAGFIDLQLNGCGGVMLNADISVATLQTMQQANLKSGTTSYLPTLITSSDEDMRKAISVTRDYLSDQPNQVLGLHLEGPYINVEKKGIHNPEYIRPSDPGMIEHICDNADVISMLTLAPEKVPAEHIGKLRDAGIMVSAGHSNATYQQAVSGFNAGIGFSTHLFNAMSAIGSGREPGLVGAVYDSPEIYAGIIVDGHHVHYANVRIAHQMKQQKLCLVTDAAAPAGAPAGFDHFDFVGSTIYFRDGQCVDNNGTLGGSALTMIEGIQNLVEQVGLPMDEAIRMATLYPAQAIGVDDRLGSVEPGKIANLTVFDANFRVDATIVNGKMNRH from the coding sequence ATGTACGCACTGGTAAACTGTATTCTCCATTGTGGTCATCAGACGCTGCGGGAGCATGCTCTGATCATCTCAGATGATCGGATTGAATCTATCGTTCCTGTGTCTTCCCTGGATGATTCCATTGAGCAGATTGATCTTCAGGGACAGCAGGTCAGCGCAGGCTTTATTGATCTGCAGCTCAATGGTTGTGGCGGCGTCATGCTCAACGCTGATATCAGTGTTGCAACCCTGCAGACGATGCAACAGGCGAACCTCAAATCAGGCACCACCAGTTATCTGCCGACCCTGATCACCTCCAGTGATGAGGATATGCGCAAGGCGATCTCTGTCACCCGGGACTACCTGAGCGATCAGCCAAATCAGGTGTTAGGGCTGCACCTGGAGGGCCCCTACATCAATGTTGAGAAAAAGGGAATCCACAACCCCGAGTATATTCGCCCCAGTGATCCCGGGATGATTGAGCATATCTGCGACAATGCCGACGTCATCAGCATGCTCACCCTGGCGCCCGAGAAGGTGCCTGCCGAGCATATCGGCAAGCTCCGTGATGCCGGAATCATGGTATCAGCAGGTCACAGTAACGCCACCTATCAGCAGGCTGTGTCAGGTTTTAACGCAGGGATCGGTTTCTCCACCCACCTGTTTAATGCAATGAGTGCGATCGGTAGTGGCCGCGAGCCGGGTCTGGTCGGTGCAGTCTACGACTCCCCCGAGATCTATGCAGGGATCATCGTCGATGGCCACCATGTCCACTATGCGAACGTACGTATCGCCCACCAGATGAAGCAGCAAAAGCTCTGCCTGGTCACAGATGCAGCTGCACCCGCAGGCGCACCTGCCGGATTCGATCATTTTGATTTTGTGGGCTCAACAATCTATTTTCGTGATGGGCAGTGCGTCGATAATAATGGTACACTTGGCGGTTCAGCTCTAACCATGATCGAGGGAATCCAGAATCTGGTTGAGCAGGTGGGCCTGCCGATGGACGAAGCGATTCGGATGGCCACCCTTTATCCGGCACAGGCAATCGGTGTCGATGACAGGCTAGGTTCCGTGGAACCAGGGAAAATTGCCAACCTGACTGTCTTTGATGCCAATTTCCGGGTCGATGCCACTATCGTTAATGGAAAAATGAACCGTCACTAG
- a CDS encoding ROK family transcriptional regulator produces the protein MPVSQIANVDLIKQVNSATVYRLIDQQGPISRVRIAQLSQLAPASITKITRQLLEHGLIKEVALQASTGGRRAVSLTTVQESFQLLSVKLTRGKMQVSLYDLTGNEQAYHEADMPGIEQQQVIQTLTDELEVFMAEHCHPSQRLIGIAVTIPGIIDSNNGTIVYTPLYSCRQLPLAKILREHFGCQVFVGNDILAMALAEHLLGASQDSLDSILVSIHRGIGSGILTNGKVFRTQNNSVGEIGHIQVDPLGKRCACGNFGCLETIVSNGAILSRVRDQLQDGRHSSMLSAKDLSIEGVCEAAIQGDPLARSVLDHVGEHLGRAIAIMVNLFNPQKLLLTGEIVAASEILFPAIQRCIEHQSLPSFHQDLPIVAARFQNQPTIGGFAIIKRALVEERLLQDLMGN, from the coding sequence ATGCCAGTTAGCCAAATTGCAAATGTCGATCTGATTAAACAGGTCAATAGCGCGACCGTCTATCGGCTGATCGATCAGCAGGGCCCGATATCCCGGGTCCGCATCGCCCAGCTCAGCCAGCTTGCGCCCGCGAGTATCACCAAGATCACCCGCCAGCTTCTCGAGCACGGCCTGATCAAGGAGGTCGCTCTACAGGCGTCTACCGGGGGCAGACGCGCCGTATCCCTCACCACGGTCCAGGAATCTTTCCAGCTACTATCGGTCAAGCTGACCCGGGGAAAAATGCAGGTCAGCCTCTATGATCTGACCGGTAATGAGCAGGCTTACCACGAAGCGGATATGCCGGGGATTGAGCAACAACAGGTGATCCAGACTCTGACGGATGAGCTTGAAGTCTTTATGGCAGAGCACTGCCATCCCTCTCAGCGACTGATCGGCATTGCGGTAACCATTCCCGGAATCATAGACTCCAATAACGGCACCATAGTCTATACACCACTCTATAGCTGTCGCCAGCTCCCTCTCGCCAAGATCCTGCGTGAGCATTTTGGCTGCCAGGTGTTTGTCGGCAACGATATTCTGGCAATGGCACTGGCCGAGCACCTGCTGGGGGCCTCCCAGGATAGCCTCGACTCTATCCTGGTGAGTATCCACCGGGGAATCGGCTCCGGGATCCTGACCAATGGTAAGGTGTTCCGCACTCAAAACAACAGTGTGGGAGAGATTGGCCATATCCAGGTCGATCCCCTGGGGAAACGCTGCGCCTGTGGCAATTTTGGCTGCCTGGAAACCATAGTCTCTAACGGTGCTATCCTGTCACGGGTGCGCGATCAGCTCCAGGATGGCCGCCATAGCAGCATGCTCAGTGCCAAGGATCTGAGCATTGAGGGCGTCTGCGAGGCCGCGATTCAGGGAGACCCATTAGCCCGCAGTGTCCTGGATCATGTAGGTGAACACTTAGGGCGCGCCATCGCCATCATGGTCAACCTGTTTAACCCGCAAAAGCTGCTGCTGACCGGTGAGATCGTCGCCGCCAGTGAGATCCTGTTTCCGGCGATCCAGCGCTGTATCGAGCATCAGTCCCTTCCCAGCTTCCATCAGGATCTGCCAATCGTCGCAGCACGCTTCCAGAACCAGCCAACCATAGGTGGCTTTGCGATCATCAAGCGGGCGCTGGTTGAAGAGCGACTCCTTCAGGATCTGATGGGGAACTAA
- a CDS encoding type IV pilin protein, with protein MNKRQQGFTLIELLISIVVIGVLAAGSTFFYRDTVGQAKVALVQDTSRALRQNSQLVALMAGARGNLKGAMNQDGEQYTLSSGSLSATEQNMLMLLGISGHDWQIEKSGSDELLLRPRGVSEDYAKNCYIRYIQAHDGLAQRIELPDQLACG; from the coding sequence ATGAACAAGCGTCAACAAGGCTTTACCCTGATTGAGTTACTGATCTCTATCGTTGTGATCGGCGTGCTGGCTGCTGGCTCAACTTTTTTCTATCGGGATACCGTGGGCCAGGCCAAGGTTGCCCTGGTCCAAGACACCAGCCGGGCCCTTCGGCAAAACAGCCAGCTGGTCGCTCTGATGGCTGGCGCCCGGGGGAATCTCAAGGGAGCCATGAACCAGGATGGAGAGCAGTACACTTTGAGCTCAGGCTCACTGAGTGCCACAGAGCAAAATATGTTGATGCTACTTGGGATCTCCGGCCACGACTGGCAGATTGAAAAATCCGGCTCCGATGAGTTGCTGCTCAGACCACGCGGCGTCTCAGAAGACTATGCCAAGAACTGTTATATTCGCTATATCCAGGCCCATGACGGATTGGCGCAGCGGATCGAACTCCCCGACCAGCTGGCGTGTGGCTAA
- a CDS encoding pilus assembly FimT family protein translates to MRRHKGFTLLELTTCIIIASVLAASGSFYFKGALGNARKALLQDTAHTFKQDLALIELLESSDHRQPNSAVFDEHPLKFTHHRLQSSSTNIQNLLEISPQDWNIQPGADHSILLTPRGTSHPESCYIKYAEIPGKTTHSRVQLPASIRC, encoded by the coding sequence ATGAGGCGACACAAGGGATTCACCCTGTTAGAACTAACCACATGCATCATCATCGCGAGTGTACTGGCCGCGAGCGGAAGCTTTTACTTCAAGGGAGCGCTGGGCAACGCACGAAAAGCCCTTCTCCAGGATACGGCCCACACCTTCAAACAAGATCTCGCCCTGATAGAGCTTCTCGAAAGCTCAGATCATCGACAGCCAAACTCGGCAGTGTTTGATGAGCATCCTCTGAAATTCACTCACCACAGGCTTCAATCAAGCAGCACCAATATTCAAAACCTGTTGGAGATCTCGCCCCAAGACTGGAATATTCAACCCGGAGCAGATCACAGCATCCTCCTCACCCCAAGGGGAACCAGTCATCCGGAAAGCTGTTACATCAAATACGCGGAAATCCCGGGAAAAACAACCCACTCCAGGGTCCAGCTCCCGGCCTCTATCCGCTGTTAA
- the nagE gene encoding N-acetylglucosamine-specific PTS transporter subunit IIBC, whose translation MNILGGLQKLGRALMLPIAVMPVAAILLRLGQPDVFNIPFMADAGNAIFANLPILFAIGVAIGLAKDDAGAAGLAGVVGYFVLVFAAPAINKTVDAKSLSVLGGMISGGVAAWVYNRFHQIKMPEFLAFFGGKRFVPIMTALCMLVVALIFGYVWPPIQHAIQLAGEWMLAHGTPGAFVFGVLNRLLIPTGLHQVLNSLAWFVFGSYTNPVTGVVAHGDIARFFAGDPNAGMFMTGFFPVMMGGLPGACLAMYFAARKENKGKVAGLLIGVALTAFITGVTEPVEFMFMFIAPVLYVVHAILTGISLAVTTALGIHLGFGFSAGAIDFGLNFNAPAARHSAWLIPMIGIYFVLYTAIFYAVIKLLNLPTPGRESDLDDADSSVAVESDMNGLATQYLELLGGRNNLTDIDACITRLRLGVKDKSIIDDAALKALGAKGVVHLGEKNMQVILGPLADPIATEMKKMPV comes from the coding sequence GTGAATATTCTTGGTGGATTGCAGAAACTTGGGCGAGCGCTGATGCTCCCCATTGCGGTCATGCCTGTTGCAGCGATCTTGCTTCGTCTGGGACAGCCTGATGTATTTAATATTCCTTTCATGGCAGATGCGGGTAATGCAATCTTTGCGAACTTACCTATCCTGTTTGCCATCGGTGTTGCGATAGGTCTTGCAAAAGATGATGCCGGGGCCGCGGGCCTTGCCGGTGTCGTAGGCTACTTTGTGCTGGTATTTGCCGCTCCGGCGATCAATAAGACAGTGGATGCTAAATCCCTGAGTGTGCTTGGCGGGATGATCTCGGGTGGTGTGGCTGCCTGGGTTTATAACCGTTTCCATCAGATAAAAATGCCGGAGTTTCTGGCCTTCTTTGGTGGTAAGCGCTTTGTTCCCATCATGACAGCCCTGTGTATGTTAGTGGTGGCACTGATCTTTGGTTATGTATGGCCACCGATTCAGCACGCGATCCAGCTGGCTGGTGAGTGGATGCTGGCCCATGGTACCCCGGGTGCCTTTGTATTTGGTGTCCTTAACCGTCTGTTGATCCCAACCGGTCTGCATCAGGTTCTTAACTCTCTGGCCTGGTTCGTCTTCGGTAGCTACACCAACCCTGTGACCGGTGTTGTGGCTCACGGTGATATCGCTCGCTTCTTTGCGGGTGACCCGAATGCCGGCATGTTCATGACAGGTTTCTTCCCTGTGATGATGGGTGGTCTTCCCGGTGCTTGTCTGGCGATGTACTTTGCCGCTCGTAAAGAGAACAAGGGTAAGGTTGCAGGCCTGCTGATTGGTGTTGCCCTGACTGCCTTCATTACTGGTGTGACTGAGCCGGTTGAGTTCATGTTCATGTTCATTGCTCCGGTTCTGTACGTGGTACACGCAATCCTGACCGGTATCTCTCTGGCGGTGACCACGGCGCTTGGTATCCACCTTGGTTTTGGTTTCTCCGCGGGAGCCATCGACTTTGGTCTGAACTTCAATGCTCCGGCGGCTCGCCACAGTGCCTGGCTGATTCCGATGATCGGTATCTACTTTGTCCTGTATACCGCAATCTTCTACGCTGTTATCAAGTTGCTGAACCTGCCAACTCCGGGCCGCGAGTCTGACCTGGATGATGCCGATAGCTCTGTGGCTGTCGAGTCGGATATGAATGGTCTGGCAACTCAGTACCTGGAGCTTCTGGGTGGTCGTAATAACCTGACCGATATCGATGCCTGTATCACCCGTCTGCGTCTGGGTGTCAAAGATAAGTCTATCATTGACGATGCCGCGCTGAAGGCTCTGGGAGCTAAGGGTGTGGTTCACCTGGGCGAGAAAAATATGCAG
- the nagB gene encoding glucosamine-6-phosphate deaminase: MRLIPLKNAKDVALWSARYIVDRINKFNPTAERPFVLGLPTGGTPLSTYKRLIELYQAGEVSFKHVVTFNMDEYVGLAKDHPQSYHSFMHNNFFNHIDILAENINILDGNADDLEAECERFEEKIRHYGKIHLFMGGVGIDGHIAFNEPNSSLASRTRIKTLTEDTRIANSRFFDGDITQVPKLALTVGVGTLLDAKEILILVTGHNKAQALEAAVEGSVNHMWTISALQLHPKGMIVCDQASTMELKVKTVRYFQELEAENIKHL; encoded by the coding sequence ATGAGACTGATACCTCTGAAGAATGCAAAAGACGTCGCCCTCTGGTCCGCCCGCTATATAGTGGATCGTATCAACAAGTTTAATCCCACTGCAGAGCGCCCCTTCGTACTCGGCCTCCCGACCGGAGGTACCCCACTGAGTACATATAAGCGTTTGATTGAGCTGTATCAGGCTGGTGAAGTCAGCTTCAAACACGTGGTCACCTTCAACATGGATGAGTATGTGGGTCTTGCCAAAGACCACCCTCAAAGCTACCACAGCTTCATGCACAACAACTTTTTCAACCACATCGATATTCTGGCTGAAAACATCAATATACTGGATGGCAATGCCGATGATCTAGAGGCAGAGTGTGAACGCTTTGAGGAAAAAATTCGCCATTATGGTAAAATTCACCTCTTTATGGGTGGCGTCGGCATTGATGGTCACATCGCTTTTAATGAGCCAAACTCCTCGCTGGCTTCGCGCACCCGGATCAAAACGCTGACCGAAGATACCCGTATCGCCAACTCTCGTTTCTTTGATGGCGATATAACCCAGGTACCCAAACTTGCTCTGACAGTTGGTGTCGGAACCCTGTTGGATGCCAAAGAGATCCTGATCCTGGTAACCGGACATAATAAGGCTCAGGCCCTGGAAGCGGCCGTCGAGGGAAGTGTCAACCACATGTGGACCATATCTGCCTTACAACTTCACCCCAAGGGGATGATCGTCTGTGACCAGGCCTCCACCATGGAGCTGAAAGTCAAAACGGTTCGCTACTTCCAGGAACTGGAAGCTGAAAATATTAAACACCTTTAA